GGTCTCACTGGATGACACACTTCTCCCGCTCCCTGGCCTGCCCCCGGCCCATCACCTTCTCCTTGATGTAGGTGAGGTCGCTGTTGATGCTGGGCCTGCGGGCCAGGGGCGACACCATGCCAAAGGCGCCAACCTCCTTGACGCGCCGCAGACGGAAGGACTTGCGGTGCAGCGCCTCGCAGTACTGGGCGGAGATCTTGCGGTGGAGGGCCGGGCTCATCTCATGGGGCAGCTTGGCCATGCTGAACAGGGCCCGGAACATCTCCTCCACGTTCGAGTTCTTCTTGGCCGAGATCTCGAAGTAGGCGCTGTTGGCATCGCAGGCCACCAGCCGCTCGGCCTCGTCCGCCGGCACCTCCCGGTGCAGCTCGCCGTGGTCAGACTTGTTGCCGCACAGCGCCATGGGGATCTCCAGCTCCTCTTGGGTCTTGCCTTTCAGACACATCTTGCACTCAATGATCTGCCTGTGCAGCCGCTGAACCTCCTCGAATGAGTCTCTGCTGTCCAGGCTGAAGACCAGGATGAACACGTCCCCTGCACAACAACAGGGGGGAACAGTGTCACTGGGGGTCCGCCAGCAATGGCCGAGGTGTGGAGAGAAGATTTAAACAGTCTCCCGTTGCCCAGCCCCTCGttcactcctctcccccttcaccaccCTCCACCCCAACATCTCAGTCCCCCTGAACCACCCATTcatttcctccctcctcctcggcttccactctctctcccccccctctctcccctctctctttctctcactctccccctctccctctccctccccctctccctctctctctctctctctctctctctctctctctctctctctctccctccctctctctctctccccccctctctccctccctctctctctccgtctctctccctctctccgtctctctccctctctccctctctccctctctccgtctctctctctctctctctctctctctctctctctctctctctctctctctctctctctctctccctctctccctctctccctctccctctctccctctctccctctctctctccctccctctctctctgtctctctcccccccccccaatctcctcCACCTCCGGCCCACCCAGTTcctgctgaccatcaaacacccaaatacactaaacctacctgatctcccggtggctcagcacttcaactccccctcccattgccaatctgacctttctgtccagggcctcctccattgtcagagtgaggtccagcgcaaattggaggaacagcacctcatatttcgctcgagtagtttacaccccagcggtatgaacattgacttctccaacttatgATAGTCcccgctttccctctctatcccctcccccttcccagttctcccactagtcttcctgcctccgactacaccctatctttgtcctgccccctcccc
This genomic window from Rhinoraja longicauda isolate Sanriku21f chromosome 40, sRhiLon1.1, whole genome shotgun sequence contains:
- the LOC144611512 gene encoding GTP-binding protein Rhes-like, which gives rise to MMKPFHSTPAMLNVPAKNSYRMVVLGASKVGKSCIVSRFLNSRFEEHYTPTIEDFHRKVYNIRGDIYQLDILDTSGNHPFPAMRRLSILTGDVFILVFSLDSRDSFEEVQRLHRQIIECKMCLKGKTQEELEIPMALCGNKSDHGELHREVPADEAERLVACDANSAYFEISAKKNSNVEEMFRALFSMAKLPHEMSPALHRKISAQYCEALHRKSFRLRRVKEVGAFGMVSPLARRPSINSDLTYIKEKVMGRGQAREREKCVIQ